Proteins from one Oscillatoria nigro-viridis PCC 7112 genomic window:
- a CDS encoding helix-turn-helix domain-containing protein produces MKAYSIEFRKKIVKAYEQGDTSVRKVAQRFDVSKAFVQKILKQKQTTGHVQPKKQGGSLKSVLNSRRTELTQMVEKYPDSTLSEYCEYWLMNYKEAVSPSMMCRELQKENLTRKKDHTQ; encoded by the coding sequence ATGAAAGCTTATTCGATCGAGTTTCGTAAAAAAATAGTTAAAGCCTATGAACAAGGTGATACATCAGTCAGGAAAGTAGCCCAACGTTTTGATGTGAGTAAAGCGTTTGTTCAAAAAATCTTAAAACAAAAACAAACGACTGGTCACGTTCAACCCAAAAAACAGGGTGGAAGCCTTAAAAGTGTGTTAAACTCGCGCCGGACTGAATTGACCCAGATGGTAGAAAAATATCCGGATAGCACGTTGTCAGAATATTGTGAATATTGGCTTATGAACTACAAGGAAGCTGTCAGTCCTAGCATGATGTGTCGTGAATTACAAAAAGAAAATTTAACGCGAAAAAAAGACCATACGCAGTAG
- a CDS encoding transposase: MKNIDPDNLVFLDEMGVLLGLTRTHARSICGSRVYDLKPFYRGAKVTVVGAISLKKVVGLMTLNGSMDGRAFEVFIEHFLVPNLWEGAVVVMDNLPAHKLGTIGSLIQAAGASLLNLSPYSPDFNPIELWWSQLKSFLRQFSPTTTKMVDILLATAVDLVNPKHFKNWFTSCCYCTS, encoded by the coding sequence GTGAAAAATATTGACCCTGACAACCTCGTTTTTTTGGATGAAATGGGCGTTTTATTGGGGTTAACACGAACCCATGCACGTTCAATATGTGGTAGTAGAGTCTACGATTTAAAACCATTCTATCGCGGAGCCAAAGTCACAGTTGTCGGAGCAATTAGCTTAAAAAAAGTAGTAGGATTGATGACCCTCAATGGCTCAATGGATGGCAGAGCTTTTGAAGTCTTTATTGAACATTTTTTAGTGCCAAACTTATGGGAGGGTGCAGTAGTTGTTATGGATAATCTACCCGCTCACAAGTTGGGGACTATTGGATCATTGATACAAGCCGCTGGTGCTAGTTTACTGAACTTATCCCCCTATTCTCCCGACTTCAATCCTATAGAATTATGGTGGTCGCAACTCAAATCTTTTTTACGTCAGTTTTCACCAACAACTACCAAGATGGTTGACATTTTACTGGCTACGGCCGTTGATTTGGTCAATCCTAAGCACTTTAAAAACTGGTTTACAAGCTGCTGCTACTGTACTTCATAA
- a CDS encoding TIGR03986 family type III CRISPR-associated RAMP protein: MNLKHLENVPDNRRAVAPYNFVELPEEIVPAEPIPTHNCYHDNRHTGKIKCTLTTSSPLYIRCGMSSTEFAKFGGKLDEDLIGEETNQKRKILAHFFENPANKYPTIPGSSLRGMLRTLVEIISYSKIDKVADKQLIYRAFADTTSLGEFYRDRLLQEEGEHHYSFLMQAGYLIKTQQGSGWAIQPAKNLVEGASFAKIDISQIKNLVKHPWHDIKHARRVTVDVKPMTWHSHKGGFIELYYAKAIPPSGSSSRSQGVLVETGGMPGKKKMECVIGLPDDKATLISIPDHPDSMIQDYQEQLTKEQKNLLGKDGVLKHMHPVFYLIEEGKLVFFGHTMMFRLPYKESIKKFIPAPNYKFLPDYPYNSPTLDITEAIFGFVRDTKQKENQTQAGRVFISDAKCQKSSAEDIWLKGDITQSMTPKILASPNPTTFQQYLVQNSAIESELKHYENQPNNETVIRGHKLYWHKGSVEQSQIEESNTNKIEEKRSQYTDIKPIKKDVSFEFTICFENLSKVELGALLWVLELAADKNYRLSLGMGKPLGMGAIQIISQLSLSIRHHRYTHLFQECGWETGDNFQVDTKEIKKYCLQKFEDYVLKHTEAQYKSLKDVPRIKSLLTIMCWTGVVENSSRYMEIERKQQPCIGNLGKNGKANEYKNRPVLPTPSQVMKDDKKKNYPGSSPSSGGGNSAAWQRPK, encoded by the coding sequence ATGAATCTAAAACATTTAGAGAATGTACCAGATAATCGCCGTGCTGTTGCACCTTATAACTTTGTCGAACTCCCTGAAGAAATAGTCCCAGCAGAGCCAATACCAACACATAACTGCTACCATGACAACCGTCATACTGGCAAAATCAAATGTACCTTGACTACTTCATCACCGTTGTACATTCGCTGTGGTATGTCCTCCACTGAATTTGCTAAGTTTGGCGGTAAATTAGATGAAGATTTAATAGGTGAGGAAACAAATCAAAAGCGTAAAATATTGGCTCACTTTTTCGAGAATCCTGCTAATAAATATCCAACTATACCAGGTAGCAGTCTGCGCGGTATGTTACGAACCCTAGTAGAAATTATCAGCTATAGCAAAATTGACAAAGTTGCTGATAAACAGTTAATTTATCGAGCGTTTGCTGACACTACATCTTTAGGTGAATTTTACCGCGATCGCCTACTCCAAGAAGAGGGAGAACACCACTATTCTTTTCTAATGCAAGCTGGTTATTTGATTAAAACTCAACAAGGTTCTGGCTGGGCAATTCAACCAGCAAAGAATCTTGTTGAAGGAGCATCTTTTGCCAAAATAGACATATCACAAATTAAAAATTTAGTGAAACATCCTTGGCATGACATCAAACACGCTCGTAGGGTAACTGTTGATGTTAAGCCAATGACCTGGCATTCTCATAAAGGAGGATTTATTGAACTGTACTATGCTAAAGCCATTCCACCATCTGGATCTAGCTCTCGCTCTCAAGGGGTCTTGGTAGAAACAGGTGGAATGCCAGGAAAGAAAAAAATGGAGTGTGTAATTGGTTTACCAGATGATAAAGCCACACTAATCTCAATTCCCGATCATCCAGACTCAATGATTCAGGATTATCAAGAGCAGCTAACTAAAGAGCAGAAAAATTTACTAGGTAAAGATGGTGTTTTAAAACATATGCACCCTGTTTTCTATCTAATAGAGGAAGGCAAGCTTGTATTTTTCGGACATACAATGATGTTTCGCTTACCTTACAAGGAATCAATTAAAAAGTTTATTCCCGCACCTAACTATAAGTTTCTTCCCGATTATCCGTACAATTCTCCAACTCTTGATATAACGGAGGCTATCTTTGGGTTTGTTAGGGATACCAAACAAAAAGAAAACCAGACACAAGCTGGACGAGTATTTATTAGTGATGCTAAGTGTCAAAAATCTAGTGCTGAGGACATTTGGCTTAAAGGTGATATTACCCAGTCAATGACACCTAAGATATTAGCTAGTCCAAACCCTACTACATTTCAGCAATATTTGGTGCAGAATAGTGCTATTGAAAGTGAACTAAAGCACTATGAAAATCAGCCGAATAACGAAACAGTCATTCGAGGTCACAAGCTTTATTGGCATAAGGGAAGTGTTGAACAAAGTCAGATTGAAGAAAGTAACACAAATAAAATTGAAGAAAAACGCTCTCAATACACAGATATAAAACCAATCAAAAAAGATGTATCTTTTGAATTCACTATCTGTTTTGAGAATTTAAGCAAAGTAGAATTAGGTGCTTTGTTATGGGTGCTAGAGCTGGCTGCTGATAAAAATTATCGCTTATCCCTAGGCATGGGCAAACCTCTGGGAATGGGAGCAATCCAGATTATATCCCAACTTTCATTAAGTATCCGTCACCATCGTTATACTCATTTGTTCCAAGAGTGTGGCTGGGAAACAGGTGATAATTTTCAAGTTGATACTAAGGAAATCAAAAAATATTGTTTACAGAAGTTTGAGGATTATGTTCTCAAACATACTGAGGCACAATATAAGTCTTTAAAGGATGTGCCACGCATCAAAAGCCTTTTGACAATAATGTGTTGGACTGGTGTTGTAGAAAATTCAAGCAGATATATGGAAATTGAGCGTAAGCAACAACCTTGTATTGGCAATTTAGGAAAAAATGGTAAGGCTAACGAATATAAAAATCGTCCTGTTTTACCAACTCCCTCTCAAGTGATGAAAGATGACAAAAAAAAGAACTATCCAGGCTCTTCACCATCTTCAGGAGGTGGCAATTCTGCGGCTTGGCAACGACCAAAATGA
- the csx19 gene encoding type III-D CRISPR-associated protein Csx19: MSEDRELPIISFKDDDDLRSWLKSQAPSVSAQTPYLLAHAEDGIIWGRFDNEKLTTAEKIFHKPDFKVDLPELRLLTLQQCRLFGLNGEILLWRISETKFKWRFIGNPNEYKIPESQILWGTNGIKRNNFTLLWDGSQGLKHAVPFADIELNGDRLVKPVRLLVHHYIKYEEETGLARIYLSRLVDLTTKQEIKS, from the coding sequence ATGAGTGAAGATAGAGAGCTGCCAATAATAAGTTTTAAAGATGATGATGACTTACGCAGTTGGTTAAAATCTCAAGCACCATCTGTATCCGCACAAACACCTTACCTATTGGCTCATGCTGAAGATGGGATAATTTGGGGAAGGTTTGACAATGAAAAGTTAACAACTGCTGAAAAGATATTTCACAAGCCTGATTTTAAAGTTGATTTACCTGAATTGCGTTTACTAACACTGCAACAATGTCGGCTCTTTGGTCTAAATGGCGAAATTCTACTTTGGCGGATTAGCGAGACAAAGTTTAAATGGCGTTTCATCGGGAATCCAAATGAATATAAAATTCCCGAAAGTCAGATTCTTTGGGGAACAAATGGCATCAAGCGAAATAATTTTACCCTACTTTGGGATGGCTCTCAGGGACTTAAACACGCTGTACCATTTGCTGATATCGAGTTGAATGGCGATCGCTTAGTTAAACCAGTGCGTTTGCTCGTACACCACTACATCAAATATGAGGAAGAAACGGGTTTAGCTCGTATATATCTCAGCCGTCTTGTGGATCTAACTACTAAACAGGAGATTAAATCATGA
- a CDS encoding RAMP superfamily CRISPR-associated protein has protein sequence MTEEISLRENELTRKQRYIIKRIIVRGTLILDTPTCLGSGDAESPTDLPLLRDSISDRALLTGASIAGALRNYLRECERGYLASEQAEDLAPLLFGGMRSDDDGNQSPLIIDDAISNQAIKVEVRDGVKINSITRTAEDKAKYDLELLQAGTEFPLSFELLIEEKVDEAKIFKALAIALQGLEPKKDPNVSECENDSKSGEICLGMKKRRGFGRCHVKEWQVWNFNLEDENDRTVWLNFEHWHTGLLPDRETYSSIATALGLSLENKENKRDRFLIHAQFQLVGSLLIRSGQDSTGRAPDVVHLKSHRPDKSDSLPVLSGTSLAGVLRHRAERIVNTLGGNSTLVKDLFGFVEGKEAKSSRLVVHEKVIEKATELVQNRIAIDRFTGGAYHGALFDEKPIFGGDETRVYIELELRNPKDYEIGLLLLLLKDLWTSDLPVGGESSIGRGHLKGIQGDLIRHHPQNPKQWQITESNGNLQIENILHSSQSETLVKYDLEQFVKALLKELGKEV, from the coding sequence ATGACTGAGGAAATCTCTTTAAGGGAAAATGAATTGACACGGAAACAGCGTTATATTATTAAACGCATTATTGTCCGCGGGACTTTAATTTTAGATACTCCTACTTGTCTGGGAAGCGGGGATGCTGAAAGTCCAACTGATTTACCATTACTTAGAGATAGTATCAGCGATCGCGCCCTGTTAACGGGTGCATCGATTGCTGGTGCTTTGCGGAACTATTTGCGCGAATGCGAACGCGGATACTTAGCTAGCGAACAAGCAGAGGATTTAGCACCTCTCTTATTCGGAGGAATGCGGAGCGATGATGACGGTAATCAAAGTCCTTTAATTATTGATGATGCGATTAGCAATCAAGCCATCAAGGTTGAAGTCAGAGATGGAGTAAAAATAAATAGTATCACTCGCACCGCAGAGGATAAAGCTAAGTATGACTTGGAGTTGTTGCAAGCTGGGACAGAGTTTCCTTTAAGTTTTGAGTTGTTAATAGAAGAGAAAGTAGATGAAGCAAAGATATTCAAAGCATTAGCGATCGCACTCCAAGGATTAGAACCTAAAAAAGATCCAAATGTCTCTGAATGTGAAAATGATTCAAAAAGTGGCGAAATTTGTCTCGGCATGAAAAAGCGGCGCGGTTTTGGTCGCTGTCATGTAAAAGAGTGGCAGGTTTGGAACTTTAATTTGGAAGATGAGAACGATCGCACAGTGTGGTTAAATTTTGAACATTGGCATACAGGTTTATTACCCGATCGCGAAACTTATTCATCAATTGCTACAGCTCTGGGACTATCATTAGAGAATAAGGAAAATAAGCGCGATCGATTCCTCATCCACGCTCAATTCCAATTAGTTGGTTCTCTCCTCATCCGTTCCGGCCAAGACTCAACTGGACGCGCTCCCGATGTTGTACACTTGAAATCTCATCGACCAGATAAATCAGACTCATTACCAGTATTATCCGGTACGAGTTTAGCTGGAGTATTGCGCCATCGAGCCGAGCGTATTGTTAACACATTGGGCGGTAACTCAACACTGGTGAAAGATTTATTTGGTTTTGTTGAAGGGAAGGAAGCCAAATCAAGTCGTTTAGTCGTTCACGAGAAAGTCATTGAAAAGGCAACTGAATTAGTACAAAATAGAATTGCGATCGATCGTTTTACAGGAGGTGCTTATCACGGCGCATTATTCGACGAAAAACCTATATTTGGTGGTGATGAAACCCGTGTTTATATCGAGCTAGAGTTACGGAATCCAAAAGATTATGAAATTGGATTGTTGTTACTCTTACTGAAAGATTTGTGGACGAGTGATTTACCTGTGGGGGGTGAAAGCAGCATCGGACGAGGACATTTGAAAGGAATCCAGGGAGACTTAATCCGACATCATCCACAAAATCCGAAACAATGGCAGATTACAGAAAGTAATGGGAATTTGCAAATTGAGAATATATTGCATTCAAGCCAGTCAGAAACTTTAGTTAAATATGACTTAGAACAATTTGTCAAGGCTTTGTTAAAAGAATTAGGTAAGGAGGTGTAA
- a CDS encoding RAMP superfamily CRISPR-associated protein, translating to MKAITFILETQQPVLVTSFQKDPNSHVSYSYIPGSAIRGALIGRYLKHPAELGEDILSDANLDRQVKCLFFDGNTRYLNAYLFCNRQQKRTLPIPLAWYRDKDEELPTPKETTNLNVRDLSQYVPEQQMSLKSLSERFCTVNERQVVLYREKRRINIHNLRDRTKGRSSPTKRDPVTDRVIQEGEGAIFRYEALEVKQTFQAVILCENDEAKTIHYLLKPTDIWLGGSRSAGYGHAKIHAVKCQNIEDWHEVDISPEQRVNRRKLKITLLSDTILRDGCGQFSVEPCLVKQAIEDKLPVQLPEATHVFISSTVVGGFNQKWGLPLPQVPVLSAGSVFVFDAQLTTEQIKTLETEGIGDRCIDGFGRVCVNWLGEYRDFCARPPEPIKNNIQLDEKYQDLAGQMAENILRQKLEQFLVDKVSDIKIQGKITNSQLSRLEIVARKGLTNPPSFLPIIELLSSLTSNASEQYRNTKVSGKKSLEQQIKDWLIDPMKSSSWLNNSHELEVNIAGVTRKVEPDSDLVKEYTLRLIMAVAKKAKKERDR from the coding sequence ATGAAAGCGATTACTTTTATTTTAGAAACGCAGCAGCCAGTTTTAGTCACTTCATTTCAGAAAGATCCGAACAGTCATGTGTCTTATTCTTATATTCCTGGGAGCGCGATCCGAGGTGCTTTGATAGGTCGTTACCTCAAGCATCCCGCAGAATTAGGTGAAGATATTTTATCGGATGCGAATCTCGATAGACAGGTGAAATGTTTATTTTTTGATGGCAATACCCGTTACTTAAACGCTTACCTATTCTGTAACAGACAACAAAAACGAACTTTACCCATTCCTCTTGCTTGGTATCGAGACAAGGATGAGGAATTGCCTACACCAAAAGAAACAACAAATTTAAATGTTCGGGATTTGAGTCAATATGTACCCGAACAACAGATGTCTCTGAAAAGCTTAAGTGAAAGATTTTGCACTGTTAACGAAAGACAAGTTGTTTTATATAGAGAGAAGCGACGGATTAATATTCACAACTTGCGCGATCGCACTAAAGGACGTTCGTCACCAACAAAACGCGATCCAGTGACAGATCGAGTTATTCAAGAGGGAGAAGGTGCAATTTTCCGTTATGAAGCTTTAGAAGTTAAACAAACTTTTCAAGCCGTTATATTGTGTGAAAATGATGAGGCAAAAACTATTCATTATCTACTAAAACCAACAGATATATGGTTGGGTGGCTCTCGAAGTGCTGGCTACGGACACGCAAAAATTCATGCAGTTAAGTGTCAAAATATTGAGGATTGGCATGAAGTAGATATTAGCCCCGAACAACGAGTTAATCGTCGAAAACTAAAAATCACCCTTCTTAGCGACACAATTCTCCGCGATGGCTGCGGACAATTCTCAGTCGAGCCCTGTTTGGTCAAGCAAGCGATTGAAGATAAGTTACCAGTGCAGTTACCTGAAGCAACCCATGTCTTTATCAGTAGCACTGTTGTTGGTGGATTTAATCAAAAATGGGGTTTGCCTTTACCTCAAGTACCAGTTTTATCAGCAGGAAGTGTTTTTGTGTTTGATGCACAACTAACCACCGAACAAATTAAGACTTTAGAAACAGAAGGGATTGGCGATCGCTGCATAGACGGTTTTGGTAGAGTTTGTGTTAATTGGTTGGGAGAATATCGAGATTTTTGTGCTAGACCTCCTGAGCCAATTAAAAACAATATTCAATTAGACGAAAAATATCAGGACTTAGCTGGACAAATGGCTGAAAATATTTTACGCCAAAAGCTAGAGCAGTTTCTTGTAGATAAAGTCAGCGATATTAAGATACAAGGCAAAATTACCAACAGCCAACTTTCTCGCCTAGAAATTGTTGCTCGAAAAGGATTGACCAATCCTCCCAGCTTTCTGCCAATTATAGAGTTATTGAGTAGCTTGACTTCAAATGCCAGCGAACAGTATAGAAATACAAAAGTTTCGGGCAAGAAATCTCTCGAACAGCAGATTAAAGATTGGTTAATAGACCCAATGAAATCTAGCTCATGGCTGAACAATTCCCATGAATTAGAAGTTAATATTGCTGGAGTTACTCGCAAAGTTGAACCTGATTCAGATCTGGTTAAAGAGTATACACTGCGTTTAATTATGGCAGTTGCTAAAAAAGCCAAAAAGGAGCGCGATAGATGA
- a CDS encoding RAMP superfamily CRISPR-associated protein has product MSSYELQVQIKLLSDTTFGRGDGVAGLVDQEVEHDSFGFPYLRGRTLKGLLSEECDNLIVLLKGEKFRHWKKIRNQLFGVSGSTLETASMVRVGDACLPQQLREAVGNQIEKEREEDKPRLTPTDILHSLTTIRRQTAINPDNGTADKGSLRSARVVMRDRPKTPSRFTAFLFFDEEPTPDMKALLAVCVLALRHVGSGRNRGRGHVQCSLCDASGQDITQDFIHRFTTNN; this is encoded by the coding sequence ATGAGCAGCTATGAATTGCAAGTACAGATTAAACTTTTGAGCGATACAACCTTTGGTCGAGGTGACGGTGTTGCGGGTTTAGTTGACCAAGAAGTAGAACATGATTCTTTCGGATTTCCTTATCTTCGAGGGCGTACTTTAAAAGGCTTATTGAGTGAGGAGTGCGATAATTTAATTGTCTTGCTCAAAGGCGAGAAATTTCGACATTGGAAAAAGATTAGAAATCAATTATTTGGTGTTTCGGGAAGCACTCTAGAAACAGCATCAATGGTTCGCGTTGGCGATGCTTGTTTGCCACAACAGTTACGGGAAGCCGTGGGAAATCAAATAGAGAAGGAGCGAGAAGAAGATAAACCGCGTTTAACACCAACAGATATATTGCATTCCCTGACAACAATTCGCCGCCAAACCGCAATTAATCCTGATAATGGCACAGCAGATAAAGGTAGCTTGCGATCTGCTCGCGTGGTAATGCGCGATCGCCCCAAAACCCCATCCCGTTTTACGGCTTTCCTGTTTTTTGATGAAGAACCAACACCAGATATGAAAGCTCTTTTAGCAGTTTGCGTTTTAGCACTTCGGCACGTTGGTAGTGGGCGTAACCGAGGGCGAGGCCACGTCCAATGTAGTTTATGTGATGCCAGTGGTCAAGATATTACTCAAGATTTTATCCATCGCTTTACAACAAACAATTGA